A single window of Alphaproteobacteria bacterium DNA harbors:
- a CDS encoding isoleucine--tRNA ligase yields MSTDYKSTVFLPKTDFPMRAGLPEQEPRHLERWAEIDLFGRLRARSKGREKFILHDGPPYANGHLHIGHALNKILKDVVNRGQQMLGKDAHYVPGWDCHGLPIEWKIEEQYRADGKDKDAVPIVEFRRECRDFAEKWIDIQRIEFQRLGVVGDWESPYTTMSYAAEAQIVREIGKFLMNGSLYRGAKPVMWSVVEKTALAEAEIEYHDHKSNAVYALFPVVEASFQELDGAAIAIWTTTPWTIPGNRAICYNPELDYVVIEATEIADEGLDMAGDRFAVATDLLDEVLAAGKITGHRVLRAFKGDAIAGTKCWHPLHGQGYEFEVPLLPGDHVTVDQGTGFVHTAPGHGAEDYEIGVRYGLEIPYTVGDDGTFYDHVPLFAGKHVYKVDGDIAAALRDTGALLASGTLVHSYPHSWRSKAPLIFRNTPQWFISMETNELRRTALDAIKQTRWVPAAGENRIAAMIETRPDWCISRQRAWGVPIAVFFDKESGEPLRDQNVVDRVAAAFEDEGADAWFRGDPERFLGNDYPADRFEQVMDIVDVWFDSGSTHAFVLENKTLPSWENLEWPASLYLEGSDQHRGWFHSSLLESCGTRGRAPYDAVLTHGFVLDEQGRKMSKSLGNVVAPQKVVDQSGADILRLWVVASDYSEDLRIGPEILKHQVDMYRRLRNTLRYILGNLAGFSPSERLPHSELPELERYVLHRIFELDAALRRSCDGFEFHGFYTALHNFCAVGLSAFYFDIRKDSLYCDRPDDPRRRAARTILDILFDHLTAWLAPVLCFTAEEAWLKRFGDDAEAADSVHLRVFPDVPDSWRDDALAAKWNKIRALRRVVTGALEVERAEKRIGSSLQAAPLVYAPADHIDALAGVDLAEIAITSAAHLESGAGPDDAFRLDDVPGVAVVPARAEGDRCGRCWRVLPEVGNGTRADDLCHRCDDAVRVIDARQAS; encoded by the coding sequence ATCTCGAGCGGTGGGCCGAGATCGACCTCTTCGGTCGCTTGCGGGCGCGATCGAAAGGGCGCGAGAAATTCATCCTCCACGACGGGCCGCCCTACGCGAACGGCCATCTGCATATCGGCCACGCGCTCAACAAGATTTTGAAGGACGTCGTAAACCGCGGACAGCAGATGCTCGGCAAGGACGCCCATTATGTCCCCGGCTGGGATTGCCATGGGCTGCCCATCGAGTGGAAGATCGAAGAGCAATACCGCGCCGACGGCAAGGACAAGGACGCCGTGCCGATTGTCGAATTTCGCCGCGAATGCCGCGACTTTGCGGAAAAGTGGATCGATATTCAACGGATCGAGTTTCAGCGCCTCGGCGTCGTCGGTGATTGGGAATCGCCGTACACGACGATGTCCTATGCGGCCGAGGCGCAGATCGTGCGCGAGATCGGCAAATTCCTGATGAACGGGAGTCTCTATCGCGGCGCCAAGCCGGTGATGTGGTCGGTGGTCGAGAAGACGGCGCTCGCCGAAGCCGAGATCGAGTATCACGATCACAAGTCGAATGCCGTCTACGCGCTGTTCCCGGTCGTCGAAGCGTCGTTCCAGGAACTCGACGGGGCGGCGATTGCGATCTGGACGACGACGCCGTGGACCATCCCGGGCAACCGGGCGATCTGCTACAACCCCGAGCTCGATTATGTCGTGATCGAGGCCACCGAGATCGCCGACGAGGGCCTGGATATGGCGGGCGACCGCTTCGCCGTCGCGACCGACCTGCTCGACGAGGTTTTGGCGGCGGGCAAGATCACTGGGCATCGTGTGCTGCGCGCCTTCAAGGGCGACGCGATCGCCGGGACCAAGTGCTGGCACCCGCTCCACGGCCAGGGCTATGAATTCGAGGTCCCGCTTCTACCGGGTGATCACGTCACCGTGGACCAGGGGACAGGGTTCGTCCACACCGCGCCCGGGCACGGTGCCGAAGACTACGAGATCGGCGTCCGTTACGGGCTCGAGATACCCTACACAGTCGGCGATGACGGCACGTTCTACGATCATGTGCCGCTGTTCGCCGGCAAGCACGTCTACAAAGTCGATGGCGACATTGCGGCCGCGTTGCGCGATACCGGGGCGCTGCTTGCATCCGGGACACTGGTCCATTCCTATCCCCATTCCTGGCGCTCGAAGGCGCCGCTTATTTTCCGCAATACGCCGCAATGGTTCATCTCGATGGAGACCAATGAGTTGCGGCGGACCGCGCTCGATGCGATCAAGCAGACGCGATGGGTGCCGGCGGCCGGCGAAAATCGCATCGCGGCGATGATCGAAACCCGCCCCGACTGGTGCATTTCCCGACAGCGTGCGTGGGGCGTTCCGATCGCGGTCTTCTTCGACAAAGAGAGCGGTGAGCCGCTGCGCGACCAGAACGTGGTCGATCGGGTGGCGGCCGCCTTCGAGGACGAAGGCGCCGATGCGTGGTTCCGTGGCGATCCTGAGCGCTTCCTCGGCAACGACTACCCGGCCGACCGCTTCGAACAGGTCATGGACATCGTCGACGTCTGGTTCGACAGCGGCTCGACCCATGCCTTCGTGCTCGAGAACAAGACTCTGCCGTCATGGGAGAACCTCGAATGGCCGGCCTCGTTGTACCTCGAGGGGTCGGACCAACATCGCGGCTGGTTCCACTCGTCCTTGCTCGAATCGTGCGGGACCCGGGGACGCGCGCCCTATGATGCCGTGCTGACCCATGGCTTCGTCCTCGACGAGCAGGGGCGAAAGATGTCCAAGTCGCTCGGCAACGTGGTCGCGCCGCAGAAGGTGGTCGACCAAAGCGGTGCCGACATCCTGCGGCTGTGGGTGGTGGCGTCGGACTATTCGGAGGATCTCCGCATCGGTCCTGAGATTCTCAAGCATCAGGTCGACATGTATCGGCGGCTGCGCAACACGTTGCGCTACATCCTCGGCAATCTGGCGGGGTTTTCGCCCAGCGAACGGCTGCCCCACTCGGAACTCCCGGAGCTTGAGCGCTACGTTCTGCACCGCATTTTCGAGCTCGATGCCGCGTTGCGGCGGAGCTGCGATGGATTCGAGTTTCACGGCTTCTATACCGCGCTGCACAACTTTTGCGCGGTCGGACTGTCCGCTTTCTATTTCGATATCCGCAAGGATTCGCTCTATTGCGATCGGCCCGACGACCCGCGGCGGCGGGCGGCGCGGACGATCCTCGATATCCTGTTCGACCACCTAACCGCTTGGCTCGCGCCGGTTCTTTGTTTCACCGCCGAAGAGGCGTGGTTGAAACGGTTTGGCGACGACGCCGAAGCGGCGGACAGCGTCCATTTGCGCGTCTTTCCCGATGTCCCGGATTCGTGGCGGGACGACGCGCTGGCGGCGAAATGGAACAAGATTCGGGCGTTGCGCCGCGTCGTCACCGGTGCGTTGGAGGTCGAGCGCGCGGAAAAGCGTATCGGCTCCAGCCTGCAAGCGGCGCCACTGGTCTATGCGCCGGCCGACCATATCGACGCGCTTGCCGGTGTCGACCTGGCGGAAATCGCGATCACCTCGGCGGCCCACCTTGAGAGCGGCGCCGGTCCCGACGATGCGTTCCGCCTCGACGACGTTCCGGGCGTGGCGGTCGTACCGGCGCGTGCCGAGGGCGACCGTTGCGGTCGTTGCTGGCGGGTGTTGCCGGAAGTCGGCAACGGAACCCGTGCCGACGACTTGTGCCATCGTTGCGACGACGCGGTTCGCGTGATCGACGCCCGGCAGGCGTCGTAG